In Miscanthus floridulus cultivar M001 chromosome 8, ASM1932011v1, whole genome shotgun sequence, the sequence gaagttctcccacgccgccttgcatcTATCAATGATGGTGTCCGGATGGGGTAGCCTATCATCAGGTTAAGGAGCCACCTCCATGTTGATACAGTCAAGCACAGGCTTGACTCCAGCCACCATGGTGTCGAGTTTTCCCCTCTGGGTTCATGCCTCTAGCTCTAGCACGTTGAACTGTGCCCTGGTCCTTCCACGGTATTCTACAGAGACCAAAGGGATTCGTCAAATGAAGAAATCATTTCAACAACAACtccgaccatgaactactcaccttctagATCCTCGACCAGCTTCGCCGCTCGCCTAGATGCCTtatccttctcctcttggagttgaccgatgacttggcgcaactggccgagctccgcatcttgctctacaaacgtGACAACATCAAGACTGTTCAGCAATGCATAACAAACTCACCAATCCGCAATACCTTTCTTCAGGTCGGAGATGCTCTTTAGCTGCTCGGAGGTGCGCCTCAGCCACTCGGAGACGCTTCTCAGCTACTCGGAGGTGTGCTCCAGCTGCTCGGAGATTGTCATCAGCTGCTCGGATAAGGCCCCCTTTTGTTACTCTAGGTCCCACGCAtttgattcagcaagatccctTTTGCGCTAGGTCCTCTGGACGTTCTTCTCCAtcagtttcatcgccttctttaGCTTTgcgttctcctcggcgaggggctccatcctttcgATCAGCTACTGCCGCTGTACGACAGTTTGCACTATGCCAtgcaaagcaccaagattataaagGGCCATATTCTCCAACGTCAAAGACGGACACCGTTgatgcaatactaacctcaatCTACTTCATGGTTGTGGAAAGGGTGGACtgtagcctcttcacctccctggtggtgtcctcctcttccatgacCACCACTTAATCCCCCCGCTTGCGGAGGATCTAGACGGCTTGAGGTCATGACTCTTCATGCTCAATCTCCTtgacctcatcctcttcctccatagCCGGTGGCGCTCCCTGGGGGCTCGATGGCCTCATAGAGAGTCTAACCATGCCCTAAGACATCTCAAGGCACACCGCTTGCTCCTCTGACACTGCCGGCCTTTACGCCCCACACTCTAGCAAGCGTCGGTAGCTTTAGCTCCCACCTTCGAAGACTCGGTGGCTCTCGCCGTTGCTCTGAGCATCTCCATCGACTCGCCCGCTGTCATCGCCAACCgctctccacctccaactccaCTAGCAGCGGTGGTCGACTCCTCCACAAACTGCCAAGCGCCCGGGGACTCTGGGACACAGTCTACCAGCATTGTCTCCACGCTAGCAACAGCCCTGGCTGCTCGCTAGTCCAGCCAGAAGGATTCAAATCCTCCGCATGCCCCGTTCTGTATCAGATCAGTTCATGTTTTGTCGGAATTTATGTAGTACCCTTTGGGACTTAGCTACTGTTTTTAGTTTTTTCCACAATCTGTTGTGAATGAATGGAAGGGTAGAAGAGCTCCTTCCTGGTGCCATATTTCTGTGTTTCAGCAATTGGTGGAATCATTCAGCAATTAGCATGATTTGTGCAAACATCTAATGTCGATGCAGTTGCAAGTGCGATCACTAGATTCAGCTAGCCCACGGTGTCACTTGCTGACCGCACGTGGATCACAGTAAACTATATATCTcgtcccatcgaatatttgacacatgcatgaagtattaaatatatactaaAAAAAATAATCAATTGAACATATTGtgactactttacgagacgaatcttttaagcctaatttatGCATTCACCtctctaggtcaagctactagttcataccctcttaatagtacggccaaagaaaaaacaaaatcctaaactactctaagtgtctctccaacgtcAAACGGCACTTAGAACTAGtttgtccttaaccttgtcgtccatactttgaaaaccaaaacgattttcatcgatagggacatgaaaaccataattgcccaatcaattaccattaacatgacctaactcaaattgcctctgcaaaacacatgttagtcatattAATCCCGTgttgttattaatcaccgaaacccaactaggggcctagaagcTTTCAACGCCGCCGCGCAGGTCGCCAGAATCCGCTCGACGCCGCCTTAGGCACCAAGATTTGCATGTCCGCTCAAGGCCGACTGCTACTCTACTGCGGCTTGCTCCTGGACAGCGGTGGAGGAGGCCGGCAGTGGCGGCTTGCTCCTAGGCGCGCTCGACGGCATCGTGGCCATCGCACGCCAAGTGTTCGATGGAATGCCAATAAGGCTGTCCGCACCGCGCAGCGCTAAAGCGGCCGGTATGCCAGCGGTAGCGTACCGTGTGTCCGCACCGTGCGCCTACAAACGCTCCGGGAGCGTACCGGCTGCACAGGAAACCGTCACAGACCGCGCACGCGAGAGGGCCACGCTAAACACTATAGCAACACTGTAGCacgaagagagagagagttggtgagagagaaagggggagagagggaaataaaatatggaatagtgggtatagaatatgggatagagataacacgggtgCGGGAGAAATgagtatagagtagagaatctcgatgactaggatagaatatttctttttagagatgGAAATAGAGGTGAACGAGTACGGATAGCCTAAGGACAGCAGGAGAAGCTATGGTGGTAATCTTACCACATGCTCAAATGCAGGGAAGGTGTATCCACTTGTACAGGCAAACAAACAAGATCCTAGCCCAACCAGACCCTACGGCTACGTACAGGCAAACAAACATGGCCAGCTGCACTGCCTGATGCTGCCTAGAGCTGGCCAGGCCTGGCTAGTACGCGCCGACCACCCTAGTCCAAGCAAACAGACAGGCCCTTCGTACGCTATTGTTTGGTAGGGCTTTGCCCACAAAACCACTACACCGAGTTACGTCGGGCTCTCTGCCCACGGACCTAGTACATCACGTTGCGTAGGGCTCTGGGGGGCTACACCCCCTATGGATGAGTACATCACGGCCAACTTCCCATTTGAGGCcatgtttagatcacctccaaattctaagttttttcactctctctctatcacatcaatttttagacgcatgtatggagtattaaatataagtaaaaaaaataactaattgcacagtttggttgtaaatcataagatgaatctttagagcctagttagtccatgattggacaaagtttatcaaatataaacgaaatgtgctacagtgtccaaattataaaaatttgcaatctaaacaaggcctgagtaACGCTTCGCGATGGGTAACAACCCTGGGGGGCTACACCACGTTTGCCAACTACTGATCCATGTAGCAAGCATCACAACGGGCAGTGACCCTCGGGGGCTATGCGGAGACCACCGGCACCGGTCGCCTCAACAGTATAGTCAACAGCCTCTCCATCTACTGAGTACGCACTAGTGTAGTGTGGCAGTGGTGTAGGTTCCCGTAGCAGCTAGAGGATCCGGCCGGCGCCCCAgcctcctccccctccctccaTGGCTCCATGGCGGCGCAGATCTAGCGGGGAGGAGGCCTCTAGCGACGGATCCGGCAAGATGGAGCCCGCTGGCGGTAGATCCAGCCTGCGCCCTGGCCTCCTCTCTTCCCTCCCTCCTCCACTCCCTCCATGGATCCACCACTGTGTGGATCCGGTGGAGAGGAGGCCTTCGTCGGCGGATCCAGCGGGTTGGAGGTCCACGGTGAGCAATGCGGCGGCGACAGGCTCCACGGCGAGCAACGCAGCGGCGGCTCCTCCCGGCGGTTTCGCCCCGTGGGCTGGGAACGGGCTCGTCGGTGGGCTGGAtcgtgcagcagcagcagcggcggcggatcGGGCAtgcaggggcggcggcggcggcacgaggCCCATGTCCAGGCCCATTTCGGCtgctccttttttcttttttttatttgattaaccgTGGCGGCCATTCGAACCGCCTCGTGATCGTTAAATTGAAAATGCCCACCACGGTGAGGATTTGTGTAGCAGTGACGAGCACATGCAGCCGCAATCTAGACATCTAGCTGTGTAGCTTGTTCCGAACATTTTTCTTGTAGCAAACTGAACTCTTCTTTCCATAAATTAGCCGTGTTCTACTACGTACGTACGTACTGTACTGCTCATCTACCTGCAGTATGCATATATACTGTATATACATCCATCCATGTGGCAAACAAACTATTTCCTGCGTTTTTCCTACGAGAACCTGCACGATCTTGCGTTCTATAGAGCCCTACCTATTTTCTCTCAAAGTGCGCTCGATCTCTGGACTGAACTACTCCATGCATGTAAGTAATATATGAAGAGGAACTAAAACTGAATGCATGTGAATTAGGGAATATATATGCACGTACACGTACCCGATCAGTAGATCAGTACTGTTTTTAGTGACATTTTAATCCTTGCAACTCCGTCTCTTAGAGTTGCACGTACACATACCCGATTGGCTACTTACAATATTCAATTCTTGCACTGCATGCACGGTGTTATCATCCGTACTGCATGTGCTATATAGATTATTGAGCCATATTGAGATCTCACATTGGCACATACGCATGGTCACACTAGAATGTGGCAGGTATAGGATTCAAGAAAAAGACAATGATCAGGTGCAAGCACCTATTCGTAAAACTAATGGGAATCATCTCTCGATGCGCTTTTTTTTCGACGAAAGAATAATTGTATTAGATAATAGCTCGGTATATCGACACATTACAATCACTCTGGAATATACTGTATATATTCagaaactgattttcatctaaattgtaTCCACGCTATGAATAGCTCCAAATCTCAAAAGCAAACATATTTGACGCTACGTATGGATGACCGCACATGCAAACACTCGGCAACCGGACTGAGAACAGATGCCCAACAAACAACGGCCAACATCCCTTCAGGcagagttgagaaacttcttctttcttgtgtcttctttcttcttcttctttctgccacAGAAGAATGAGGAAGACTGATATGAAATTTATTCTCTCTATTCCTTCATCGtggccagatctaaccacaataaaacggagaagagaccggagaaaattattccatggcgaCGACATCATTTCCACCTTGATGTCGTCGTCTGGAAAGAAAAGTCTCCATGTCGTCATGCTGGTGAAGTTGTTGACGTCGTAGTTGTCGCCCTCATCTTCAATAGAGCCGCCATAGAGAAAATGATTGCACCCTACCTCCTTGCCGTCgctggagaggaggaggaggaggaggaggaggagataaagCCCCGGTACTAAGAAATTTGTCATGGAGAGACCCTAACCTTGAAAACTCGATCTACTAGAAAACTTATTAAAAAACGAAGGATCCCCACTCCCTCCGACCTCCGGTGAGATGCCAGAGGGAAAGAGATGGGTACCAGCGGTGGTGGATGGCGATAGTGGCGGCGGCGCTTAGGGCTAGTCTCTCGAGAGGGAGACGAGAAGACGTAACTCTACCTCAATGCACATTTTCATGACACGATTTTTGTTGATGAATGAAATATTGAGAGACGATATTTTTCATCAACAAAAATATGTAAAGCTGATGTGACACTCTTGAAAATTATACATTCAGACTAAGGTCATTGCCCTGGACTTCTTCCGATATGCGTgcaacttttttaaaaaaaaacatggcCCGCATAGGGCTCCTTTGGAAACCAGGGAGAGCAAAACCCAGGGATGGAAAATGCCCCCACTGAGAACTAGTAAGATGATAATtaaaattatattttcatagattATCCAGAAAAAAGTCATCCCTCGGAGGGACCGGAGTTTCCAAATTAGGCGGTGTGGATGGGCAGAAATCTAGCCTAGTAGGCAGTTCGAACTTGGACTCCGGCCCATACGCCTCAGCTCGTGAGCCCAATCGTCCTGGCCCATCAACAAACCCCGGTGCTCTCGTCTCGTCGGCCGGCCCGGCTCCCTCGCAGCCCACCCTGCTGGCTTCCTCGCCCACCGCTGCGGAGCACGCAAAACGCCCCGGCCCCAGTTCCAATCTCGCCGCCGCCGGGTTGCCGTCCCGGCGCTCCGTTTCGCACAGCCAGGAACAGCCCCAGCCCCGCCCCTCGCCTCGATCCGGACTCGCCCGCGTTGGAGTTCCTGCTAGCACCAGTTGGCGCTGGAACTGGGTATGCGTCTTTCTCGATCGACTCTCCTCAAATCCTATCTATCCGCGCGCGTATCTTCCTTTCTGCAGAGTCTTCTGCTTTGCAAATTCATGCCTGCTGCTTGTGATGGACGAAAACGTAATCATCGTTATTATTCGTTATATAAACGGATATTGCTATGCCACTTCATCATGCTTCAGATAGAGACCTGACCTGCTAGGCATATCTGCTACTAATAGAAGCATATTTAATCTAGTTATTATGAGAAATACAAACTATATTTCAACAGCTATCGAAACATCACTGTTCTAGTGTCTAGATGATACTTATTAGTCACTATTAGTTCAACACTGATTGTCAATTCTGAGTTTATGAGATCTTCAGTAGTACTGCAACAACAAAATAAAATGGCAAGGAACAACACCGTTTCCAGTTAAGCTCTGTGCAATGCAGGTACCACAGATGTTTTTCGGGTCCGGTCCAATGTTCCCGTCACATCAGCACATTATATATAATACTAATAGTACAGCTTGACAGTTTCCTTCCCCCTTTTGATGCTCATGGCATCACTAATATATATTTGTTCAAGTCTGTGTAGGAGATCAATCCTGATACCTCTCATAACTGCTGCCTCTATTTATTTGACTTTTCAAAGAGAGATTAATATACCACTACTGGCTAAACGGTTACCATAACACCATGTGTGATGCTAATATTTGTCTCTTACTTCTGTGCCTGATGTTTTTTTGCCATTGTTTTTCCCCCATCTGTAGGAGCATTCCTATGGAGACGATCTCATCCTGTCCCATCTGCAATATACAAGTTCTTACGGTTGAGCTGGAATGGTAGTGGCGGATTCTTCTCCATGCTTCTGCAATTGAGCATCTCCTCCTTTCTTTTCCCTCGGCATTATACACAACCTACCACTATCTTATGCAATGTTTGCCACTATGTCTCCCTTTTGAGAAATGTTCTATCACATAATCTGAAATATTTACAGTATCTAGAAATAACTTTGTTATAGACTAACTAAAGAGGTGCCGTTCACAGCCCACTATATTTTCAACATCATGGTCACTCAAGGACAATAATTGGGATTCAAAAGAAAATGGGTCATCGTGGATCTCAAGAACAATACACCCTTTTGATTTTAGATCCTGGCCATGTAAGTTACAGTTCTCATTCATTTTATTGGTCTGAACTATTTTCCCTTTGTTGTCAATTAGTTGTGATTTAGTTTCACATTCAATTTGAAGCTCAGCTTATGGTGCAAGTTGGTTGGTTTCAAAGCTCAGAGTATTGTGCTATTTGGTATTTTCGTTCTTCACGCTTTTTGCTGAACAGTCACTTTGAGGACCACCAACATAAACTGAACATCGGGTGTCTAACTCAGCGTGCATGAATGTTTAACCCTACAGAAAATCTTGAGGCCCTCTTGCTTCTCATGTGAATGGATTCTTGTGGTGTTGATTGAGAAAGCCGCAGCTTAGATTTTGAAAGGACCTGCCCACATTTGCTGTAACAAGTCGTTGTTTTGATGTGTTGCAACATATTGTGGATTATATTTTCTTTGCTTTGGTTCCTTATTTTGTATGCATAGTCCATTTTGAAACTTCTAGAATAGACTTTGAATTGCTGTTTCTCTATCAGTACACTATTCAAATGTTTTCCCTTAATGCCACAGAGAACTGCAGATCTAGAAAGGTCTCTAAGAAGCAAAAAAGGATGGCAGCGTCCGGTGAAGAGAGGTGTCCACACACTCAGGAAGCCACAGTATCAGGTACATCAAATGGCCCAAAGTACATGAAATTAAGAAGGCTTACATGAATTTGTACATTTATATAATACAACTATCTGGTGTACATGTCATGTTATCAGTTGTGTTATGTGGATCCTGGAATTGCTAGTTCAGAAGAGATGGAGCAACTGAAGACTATTGATAGTATACTAGTCAGGTTTTAGGTTCCTGGTAAGTATGAAAACTAACCCTGTCTTTCTTTGTTTATATGTCAACTGTAAAGACGCACTGGGTAATTTAGATCACTGTCCATCTTGTTATCCATTGTTCATataaaggggcgtacccagtgcaaagagctcccgctctgtgcggggtctggggaagggtatcTATTGTTCAGATATGCAACAAAAACAAAATGAACAATTCAATTATGAGAAATTGTGGCTAACTAGTTATTGGTTTTCATACCACTGTTTTATTGATGCTTTCATCAGTTACTTTGACTTAGCTCAATGCTGTATTTGTGCTGTATTACCCTGATGTTCTGAAGCAAGTTTCTCCGAATTTCTTAATGGTTCAACAGAAAACAGGATGAGGATTATATGTGTTTTGCACACAGGGCACTCTTCCCCTGGTTGAAGAAACAAGAACATCTAATACATTGTCAAACTGTGCGCTGTATGAATGGCACAGCAAGGATGGCCTTGCAGAAAGTATGATATATTTTTTCCCTGTGTCTGTATGTTTCGAAGAAATACATGAAAATTCTCTGTCTTAGTCGACGTTTGCTCAGCATCTTGAATATTTTACAGTTGACGCTACCCTCTCATGCCTTTTTTTTTAAAACCAGAAAATTGAATGCAGTTCAAGACATAAATGACAATTGCGGCTTAGTCGACGGGCTTGACTCATGCCAAATGCCAAGTCAAGCTTGCTGCTTAACTGTTGTTTGCCCGGCCTGATTGATTCTGCAGACAATCTGCTATTGTTTGGAGGACCTTTGAAGAATCCTGACTGCTTTCATACTGAACCTGCCAGTTGACGGTGCGTGCATCTGAAATTCTGAATCTGTGGTGTGGGTAAACGAAACAGAACTTGATGTTGCTGTCTTATGTGGCTAAGTTCCGAGAGCCCAGTACAGTCACTTGTGTTCAAGCGGAGAATCAAGTATTTGTGCATATAACATCCTGCGGCTAATCTTTTGTTATGCATCTGATGCCGCGCAGTCAGCTCAGTTGACTAGAACATTGACTCAAGGGTTATATTCTGCATGGAGTTGGAATCTGGAAATGGCTGAAGCTGCTTTCAGTTACAGCAGGATCGGGTTCCTAAAGCAAGCCGATTTCTGTGAATGTCGTCAGCTCATCGGATACATATGATAGATTAACAGCGAATTTTGTAGGTTATGTATTCCTAAAATATTGCATAATTTTGGATAGTATTCCTTGATAAACTGCGCTTCAATTGGATTGGACGAAACTTAACATAGGAAGCCATGAAGGTGGTTTTGGTGGCGGCTATCTGTCGTGTCATGCGTCACAGATGAAAATGTTTGTGTTTGAATGCTACGTGTATCTGTTACCTGTAATTGCGCTGGGCGTTGAGCCATTCCTTTTCTGAGTTTTCTCCAATAAATATAGTTGCA encodes:
- the LOC136470888 gene encoding uncharacterized protein — encoded protein: METISSCPICNIQVLTVELECPLYFQHHGHSRTIIGIQKKMGHRGSQEQYTLLILDPGHRTADLERSLRSKKGWQRPVKRGVHTLRKPQYQLCYVDPGIASSEEMEQLKTIDSILVRF